A genomic window from Salvia miltiorrhiza cultivar Shanhuang (shh) chromosome 5, IMPLAD_Smil_shh, whole genome shotgun sequence includes:
- the LOC130985282 gene encoding GDSL esterase/lipase At1g29670-like, whose product MATTFAKWIILTILSASMRPKILIHAQQVPCFFIFGDSQFDNGNNNALPTFAKANYLPYGIDYPASLPTGRFTNGKNIPDFLAQLLGFPNSIPPFVSRGSSDVLKGLNYASGAAGILDSSGILLGDRFSMNRQLANHAAAIGQIAALLGNPTAADSYLRRCLYVVNMGSNDYINNYYQKPLPSLFSLLTPDAFANLLIETFSRQLRTLYSSGARKVAVFGIGLIGCIPQELSLYPITNGSPCVDAINIAVGLFNNKLVSLINDLNTILPNAQFTYINSTNIALGDPSLTGIKVSNAACCEVQTEGAPAPGQCVPNGSVCGDRDEYIFFDNYHPTQVSYNVTASRSYKTLLPADAFPVGIQRLVQQ is encoded by the exons ATGGCCACTACTTTTGCAAAATGGATAATCCTCACTATCCTATCAGCAAGCATGAGGCCCAAGATTCTAATCCACGCCCAACAAGTTCCTTGCTTCTTCATTTTTGGAGACTCGCAGTTCGACAATGGCAACAACAATGCCCTCCCCACATTTGCCAAAGCAAATTATCTGCCCTATGGTATTGATTATCCCGCTTCCCTTCCCACCGGAAGGTTCACCAATGGCAAAAATATACCTGATTTTCTAg CTCAGTTATTAGGCTTTCCCAATTCAATCCCGCCCTTTGTGAGCAGAGGAAGCTCCGACGTTCTCAAAGGGCTGAATTACGCATCCGGAGCAGCCGGAATCCTTGATTCCTCCGGGATACTATTG GGTGACCGATTCAGCATGAACAGGCAGTTAGCAAATCACGCAGCAGCAATCGGTCAAATCGCCGCCTTACTCGGGAATCCGACGGCGGCCGACAGTTACCTGCGTCGGTGCCTGTACGTCGTCAACATGGGCAGCAACGACTATATTAACAACTATTATCAGAAGCCACTACCATCCTTGTTTAGTCTCTTAACACCCGATGCATTTGCCAACCTATTGATCGAAACCTTCTCTCGACAACTAAGG ACACTGTACAGCTCCGGCGCAAGAAAAGTAGCGGTTTTCGGCATCGGTTTGATCGGCTGCATTCCTCAGGAGCTCTCTCTTTATCCAATCACCAATGGATCGCCATGCGTCGACGCCATCAACATCGCTGTGGGACTATTCAACAACAAGCTCGTCTCACTGATCAACGACCTAAACACCATTTTACCCAACGCCCAATTCACTTACATAAACAGCACCAACATTGCACTCGGAGACCCTTCCCTCACCGGTATCAAGGTGTCGAACGCTGCGTGCTGTGAGGTGCAGACGGAGGGGGCGCCGGCGCCGGGGCAGTGCGTGCCGAATGGATCGGTGTGCGGCGACAGAGATGAGTATATATTCTTCGATAACTATCACCCGACGCAGGTTTCGTATAACGTCACGGCTTCCAGATCTTACAAAACCCTGCTGCCCGCCGATGCATTTCCGGTTGGCATTCAACGTCTTGTTCAGCAGTGa
- the LOC130985294 gene encoding GDSL esterase/lipase At5g45670-like: protein MAKIIFTIFLFLVASNLVPSIYGEKLVPCYFIFGDSLLDNGNNNHRNTVAKANFLPYGIDYPNGQTGRFSNGRNVADFIAEELGFPAHIPPFATASGDDDAVLNGVNYASGGAGILSGTGKQLGDVISLDEQLQNHQTTINRSISILGNADAAKNHMGHCIYSVGMGSNDYAAYAMNPLRPSPNRYASQLIDNYSRQLRDLYAYGARKVSLFGLGAIGCVPAARLMYGRTLCLSATKTTSGVFNTKLKSLVDVLNKDLVGANFTYIDTFGITVSDPASNGFKYDKVECCTVSAAGMCVPQGVTCSNRTDYAYFDGYHPTEAAAAVVAKRAFAALSPSDAYPFDIQHLAQA, encoded by the exons ATGGCTAAAATTATCTTCACAATATTCCTTTTTTTGGTGGCTTCTAACTTGGTCCCATCAATCTATGGAGAAAAACTGGTTCCTTGTTATTTCATATTTGGAGATTCCCTTCTTGATAACGGAAACAACAACCACCGTAACACCGTTGCAAAAGCCAATTTTCTTCCGTACGGGATTGATTATCCCAACGGACAAACCGGCAGATTTTCAAACGGTCGAAACGTAGCAGATTTTATAG CTGAGGAGTTGGGCTTCCCGGCTCACATCCCGCCGTTTGCAACGGCTAGCGGTGACGACGACGCCGTACTAAACGGCGTAAACTATGCATCTGGAGGAGCAGGGATTCTCAGTGGAACTGGAAAGCAATTA GGTGATGTGATAAGCCTGGATGAGCAATTGCAGAATCACCAAACCACAATAAACCGAAGCATTTCTATATTAGGAAATGCTGATGCTGCCAAGAATCATATGGGCCACTGCATATATTCCGTCGGAATGGGCAGCAACGACTACGCGGCCTACGCTATGAACCCACTCCGACCGAGCCCAAACCGTTACGCGTCGCAACTAATTGATAACTATTCTCGTCAGCTAAGG GATCTGTACGCGTATGGAGCAAGAAAGGTGTCGCTGTTTGGATTGGGAGCAATAGGGTGCGTTCCTGCTGCAAGACTCATGTATGGGCGGACGTTATGTCTGTCGGCAACCAAAACGACGTCGGGAGTTTTCAACACCAAGCTAAAATCGCTAGTCGATGTTCTAAATAAAGATTTAGTTGGTGCCAATTTTACGTATATCGACACGTTCGGGATTACTGTTTCTGATCCTGCAAGCAATG GGTTTAAGTATGATAAAGTAGAATGCTGCACGGTGTCTGCAGCAGGAATGTGTGTTCCACAAGGCGTAACTTGTAGTAATCGAACAGATTACGCCTACTTTGATGGCTACCACCCCACGGAGGCTGCAGCCGCCGTCGTGGCAAAGCGGGCGTTCGCGGCTCTCTCTCCCTCCGATGCTTATCCCTTTGATATTCAACACCTCGCTCAGGCGTAG
- the LOC130985319 gene encoding floral homeotic protein AGAMOUS-like isoform X4: protein MEAQSDQSREVSPQRKNGRGKIAIKRIENTTNRQVTFCKRRNGLLKKAYELSVLCDAEVALVVFSTRGRLYEYANNSVKATIERYKKASSDSSNHGSISEANSQYYQQESSKLRAQINNTQNHNRQMLGEALGALTLRDLKNLESKVEKGISRIRTKKNELLCAEIEYLQKREIEQHHNNQCLRAKIAESSRAHEHMNLMPGGSGGFEFVEQQGYDAPNFLQVMGLQPNEDYTKQEEPQLQLM, encoded by the exons ATGGAGGCGCAGAGCGATCAATCAAGGGAGGTCTCGCCGCAGAGGAAAAACGGGAGGGGCAAGATTGCGATAAAGCGGATCGAGAACACGACGAATCGTCAGGTGACATTCTGCAAACGCCGCAACGGACTGCTGAAGAAAGCTTATGAGCTGTCTGTGCTCTGCGATGCCGAGGTTGCTTTAGTCGTCTTCTCTACCAGAGGCCGCCTCTATGAGTATGCTAACAACAG TGTGAAAGCTACCATTGAGAGGTACAAGAAAGCTTCCTCGGATTCCTCAAATCATGGTTCTATCTCTGAAGCTAATAGTCAG TACTACCAGCAAGAATCGTCCAAGTTGCGTGCTCAAATCAATAATACGCAGAATCACAACAG GCAAATGCTTGGAGAGGCATTAGGAGCTTTGACTCTCAGGGATCTCAAGAACCTCGAGAGCAAGGTTGAAAAAGGAATTAGCAGAATCCGAACCAAAAAG AACGAGTTGCTGTGTGCAGAAATTGAGTACTTGCAGAAGAGG GAGATCGAGCAACATCACAACAACCAGTGCCTTCGAGCAAAG ATTGCTGAGAGCTCGAGAGCCCACGAGCACATGAATTTGATGCCGGGCGGGAGTGGTGGTTTTGAGTTTGTTGAACAACAGGGTTATGATGCTCCAAACTTTCTTCAAGTCATGGGGCTGCAGCCCAATGAAGACTATACTAAGCAGGAAGAGCCACAGCTTCAGTTAATGTAA
- the LOC130985319 gene encoding floral homeotic protein AGAMOUS-like isoform X3, which translates to MEAQSDQSREVSPQRKNGRGKIAIKRIENTTNRQVTFCKRRNGLLKKAYELSVLCDAEVALVVFSTRGRLYEYANNSVKATIERYKKASSDSSNHGSISEANSQYYQQESSKLRAQINNTQNHNRQMLGEALGALTLRDLKNLESKVEKGISRIRTKKNELLCAEIEYLQKRQEIEQHHNNQCLRAKIAESSRAHEHMNLMPGGSGGFEFVEQQGYDAPNFLQVMGLQPNEDYTKQEEPQLQLM; encoded by the exons ATGGAGGCGCAGAGCGATCAATCAAGGGAGGTCTCGCCGCAGAGGAAAAACGGGAGGGGCAAGATTGCGATAAAGCGGATCGAGAACACGACGAATCGTCAGGTGACATTCTGCAAACGCCGCAACGGACTGCTGAAGAAAGCTTATGAGCTGTCTGTGCTCTGCGATGCCGAGGTTGCTTTAGTCGTCTTCTCTACCAGAGGCCGCCTCTATGAGTATGCTAACAACAG TGTGAAAGCTACCATTGAGAGGTACAAGAAAGCTTCCTCGGATTCCTCAAATCATGGTTCTATCTCTGAAGCTAATAGTCAG TACTACCAGCAAGAATCGTCCAAGTTGCGTGCTCAAATCAATAATACGCAGAATCACAACAG GCAAATGCTTGGAGAGGCATTAGGAGCTTTGACTCTCAGGGATCTCAAGAACCTCGAGAGCAAGGTTGAAAAAGGAATTAGCAGAATCCGAACCAAAAAG AACGAGTTGCTGTGTGCAGAAATTGAGTACTTGCAGAAGAGG CAGGAGATCGAGCAACATCACAACAACCAGTGCCTTCGAGCAAAG ATTGCTGAGAGCTCGAGAGCCCACGAGCACATGAATTTGATGCCGGGCGGGAGTGGTGGTTTTGAGTTTGTTGAACAACAGGGTTATGATGCTCCAAACTTTCTTCAAGTCATGGGGCTGCAGCCCAATGAAGACTATACTAAGCAGGAAGAGCCACAGCTTCAGTTAATGTAA
- the LOC130985319 gene encoding floral homeotic protein AGAMOUS-like isoform X2: MEAQSDQSREVSPQRKNGRGKIAIKRIENTTNRQVTFCKRRNGLLKKAYELSVLCDAEVALVVFSTRGRLYEYANNRFSASLRGQPISASTKLSVKATIERYKKASSDSSNHGSISEANSQYYQQESSKLRAQINNTQNHNRQMLGEALGALTLRDLKNLESKVEKGISRIRTKKNELLCAEIEYLQKREIEQHHNNQCLRAKIAESSRAHEHMNLMPGGSGGFEFVEQQGYDAPNFLQVMGLQPNEDYTKQEEPQLQLM, translated from the exons ATGGAGGCGCAGAGCGATCAATCAAGGGAGGTCTCGCCGCAGAGGAAAAACGGGAGGGGCAAGATTGCGATAAAGCGGATCGAGAACACGACGAATCGTCAGGTGACATTCTGCAAACGCCGCAACGGACTGCTGAAGAAAGCTTATGAGCTGTCTGTGCTCTGCGATGCCGAGGTTGCTTTAGTCGTCTTCTCTACCAGAGGCCGCCTCTATGAGTATGCTAACAACAG GTTCAGTGCCAGCTTGCGTGGGCAGCCAATCAGTGCCTCGACGAAATTAAG TGTGAAAGCTACCATTGAGAGGTACAAGAAAGCTTCCTCGGATTCCTCAAATCATGGTTCTATCTCTGAAGCTAATAGTCAG TACTACCAGCAAGAATCGTCCAAGTTGCGTGCTCAAATCAATAATACGCAGAATCACAACAG GCAAATGCTTGGAGAGGCATTAGGAGCTTTGACTCTCAGGGATCTCAAGAACCTCGAGAGCAAGGTTGAAAAAGGAATTAGCAGAATCCGAACCAAAAAG AACGAGTTGCTGTGTGCAGAAATTGAGTACTTGCAGAAGAGG GAGATCGAGCAACATCACAACAACCAGTGCCTTCGAGCAAAG ATTGCTGAGAGCTCGAGAGCCCACGAGCACATGAATTTGATGCCGGGCGGGAGTGGTGGTTTTGAGTTTGTTGAACAACAGGGTTATGATGCTCCAAACTTTCTTCAAGTCATGGGGCTGCAGCCCAATGAAGACTATACTAAGCAGGAAGAGCCACAGCTTCAGTTAATGTAA
- the LOC130985319 gene encoding floral homeotic protein AGAMOUS-like isoform X1, with protein MEAQSDQSREVSPQRKNGRGKIAIKRIENTTNRQVTFCKRRNGLLKKAYELSVLCDAEVALVVFSTRGRLYEYANNRFSASLRGQPISASTKLSVKATIERYKKASSDSSNHGSISEANSQYYQQESSKLRAQINNTQNHNRQMLGEALGALTLRDLKNLESKVEKGISRIRTKKNELLCAEIEYLQKRQEIEQHHNNQCLRAKIAESSRAHEHMNLMPGGSGGFEFVEQQGYDAPNFLQVMGLQPNEDYTKQEEPQLQLM; from the exons ATGGAGGCGCAGAGCGATCAATCAAGGGAGGTCTCGCCGCAGAGGAAAAACGGGAGGGGCAAGATTGCGATAAAGCGGATCGAGAACACGACGAATCGTCAGGTGACATTCTGCAAACGCCGCAACGGACTGCTGAAGAAAGCTTATGAGCTGTCTGTGCTCTGCGATGCCGAGGTTGCTTTAGTCGTCTTCTCTACCAGAGGCCGCCTCTATGAGTATGCTAACAACAG GTTCAGTGCCAGCTTGCGTGGGCAGCCAATCAGTGCCTCGACGAAATTAAG TGTGAAAGCTACCATTGAGAGGTACAAGAAAGCTTCCTCGGATTCCTCAAATCATGGTTCTATCTCTGAAGCTAATAGTCAG TACTACCAGCAAGAATCGTCCAAGTTGCGTGCTCAAATCAATAATACGCAGAATCACAACAG GCAAATGCTTGGAGAGGCATTAGGAGCTTTGACTCTCAGGGATCTCAAGAACCTCGAGAGCAAGGTTGAAAAAGGAATTAGCAGAATCCGAACCAAAAAG AACGAGTTGCTGTGTGCAGAAATTGAGTACTTGCAGAAGAGG CAGGAGATCGAGCAACATCACAACAACCAGTGCCTTCGAGCAAAG ATTGCTGAGAGCTCGAGAGCCCACGAGCACATGAATTTGATGCCGGGCGGGAGTGGTGGTTTTGAGTTTGTTGAACAACAGGGTTATGATGCTCCAAACTTTCTTCAAGTCATGGGGCTGCAGCCCAATGAAGACTATACTAAGCAGGAAGAGCCACAGCTTCAGTTAATGTAA
- the LOC131024805 gene encoding uncharacterized protein LOC131024805: protein MSNPNTIELIRQILSNPQFQAALATISVPENQAVPPLPSLPAPMTTPETASRQAPPPVSQTPEVSKAVLNPAPISTIEHSADSPVEKPAKQGEPEKPSIKRKKKGAETSRPKLKAVRRSNRIPTQPRVSKPGPPKMVLLDESEDDAPPAKQARTSGPTVETSTADEESAAPTEETAEPTAPSPAQSLDTLLNEAEAEVAAENPSDDDTLLTEVLTKLKRKAIREGKRKATTSAVPPTPEATESEEEDMDVEDEEPEGSDMEADKAYQPFFYTADAAKSWQNVKKMECYSERNIEQDSFKVLNLVEFFKSRHLFKSVTEVEPFVKAVVQLVYSNLTADFGNPKSRKYGKAFYRNTVFNLTPSVINGILGTPDVKPTAVKNMDKVASVITGGKVRKWLKPMKSSTLSYLYSALFKIMTMNWIVSTNSTVVTQQHGILLYCIGEGLPFNLGQVIFDQIAASSQLSGLPFPSLIFRALRSQGVQVKASAKREIIHEYALTSMLFSEGKVADLPWVNPVAAPSVEDTTMITIPKATLQALLQHIDELENSLLQARRIQGESSSILNKAKGQLTALLSSQKGGEDAAADAAEGTGERRSHQGGEVVGPSQEMMEDVKDEGGKEGTNSVEKRKEQVEIKRERKERVAAPKIKEEVD from the exons ATGTCTAACCCAAATACTATTGAGCTCATTAGACAGATTCTTTCAAATCCCCAATTTCAAGCAGCCCTAGCCACCATCTCAGTGCCGGAAAATCAGGCTGTTCCACCGTTGCCGTCCCTGCCTGCTCCGATGACAACTCCAGAAACAGCAAGCAGACAAGCTCCACCACCGGTGTCTCAAACGCCGGAAGTCTCAAAAGCGGTGCTGAATCCGGCGCCCATTTCTACAATCGAGCATTCTGCCGATTCACCGGTCGAAAAGCCGGCGAAGCAAGGGGAACCTGAAAAACCCTCGATTAAACGCAAGAAGAAGGGGGCCGAAACTTCTAGGCCCAAGCTCAAGGCGGTACGGAGGTCAAATCGAATCCCCACTCAACCTAGGGTTTCAAAACCCGGACCCCCGAAGATGGTGTTACTCGACGAATCAGAAGACGACGCACCTCCAGCCAAGCAAGCACGGACATCTGGGCCGACGGTAGAAACCTCCACTGCTGATGAAGAATCTGCTGCTCCAACAGAGGAGACCGCAGAACCCACAGCCCCTTCTCCGGCGCAATCCCTTGATACTCTGCTCAACGAGGCTGAAGCAGAGGTAGCAGCGGAGAATCCTTCTGACGACGACACACTTCTCACTGAGGTGCTAACAAAGCTCAAGCGAAAAGCCATTCGTGAAGGAAAAAGGAAGGCTACCACCTCGGCTGTGCCCCCAACACCTGAGGCCACAGAGTCGGAGGAAGAAGACATGGACGTCGAAGACGAAGAGCCCGAAGGCTCAGACATGGAGGCCGACAAAGCTTACCAGCCCTTCTTCTACACTGCGGATGCGGCAAAGTCTTGGCAAAATGTCAAGAAGATGGAGTGTTACAGTGAGCGGAACATCGAGCAAGACTCATTTAAGGTGCTCAATCTGGTGGAATTCTTCAAATCTCGCCATCTGTTCAAGTCCGTGACGGAGGTAGAGCCGTTTGTTAAAGCAGTGGTGCAGCTGGTTTATAGCAACCTGACAGCCGATTTCGGAAACCCAAAGTCCAGGAAGTACGGGAAAGCTTTTTACAGAAACACGGTCTTTAATTTGACGCCTTCGGTCATCAATGGAATTCTTGGCACGCCGGATGTGAAGCCCACAGCAGTAAAGAACATGGACAAAGTGGCCTCAGTCATCACTGGTGGGAAAGTGCGGAAATGGTTAAAGCCGATGAAATCATCCACCTTGTCCTATCTGTATTCTGCCTTGTTCAAAATCATGACCATGAACTGGATCGTGTCAACCAACTCCACGGTGGTTACACAACAGCATGGCATACTTCTCTATTGCATTGGAGAAGGATTGCCATTTAATCTAGGTCAGGTTATCTTTGATCAAATTGCCGCTTCTTCTCAATTGTCGGGGTTGCCGTTCCCTTCTTTGATTTTCAGGGCACTTCGGAGTCAAGGTGTACAGGTGAAAGCATCTGCCAAGAGGGAGATCATTCATGAGTATGCTCTTACGAGCATGCTCTTTAGCGAGGGCAAAGTTGCTGATCTGCCCTGGGTTAATCCGGTTGCTGCTCCCTCTGTTGAGGACACTACCATGATCACAATCCCCAAGGCAACATTGCAGGCCCTGTTGCAGCATATCGACGAATTGGAGAACAGCCTTCTGCAAGCCCGAAGAATTCAGGGAGAGTCCTCGTCAATCCTGAATAAAGCCAAAGGACAGTTAACTGCCCTCCTTTCTTCCCAAAAAGGGGGAGAAGATGCTGCTGCTGATGCTGCTGAGGGAACAGGAGA GAGGAGATCACATCAAGGGGGAGAA GTGGTTGGACCGAGTCAAGAAATGATGGAAGACGTGAAGGATGAAGGAGGAAAAGAAGGAACAAATTCTGTTGAGAAAAGGAAGGAACAAGTggagataaagagagagagaaaggagcgTGTGGCAGCTCCTAAAATCAAGGAAGAAGTGGACTAA
- the LOC130985268 gene encoding integrin-linked protein kinase 1-like, protein MAAKRAPLKQSSMAPKGETDKNNVGGDANDMDPGLKLMYMTNERDLDGIKELLDSGTDVNFRDIDNRTALHVAACQGFADVANLLLQNGAHVDLKDRWGGTPLADAIHYKNHDVIKLLETHGAKQVLAPMRVENAGQLPDYEIDPKEIDFTNSVEITKGTFKLATWAGTQVAVKVFYEGAADENKVRAFRDELSLLLSIRHPNVVQFLGAVTQSSPMMIVTEYLPKGDLHEYLKGKGSLKPAKALKFAMDIARGMNYLHEHRPGAIIHRDLEPSNILRDDSGHLKVADFGISKLLKVANRIKEERPLTYQDSTCRYVAPEVFRNQDYDTKVDVFSFALILQELIEGSPPFSTKQEHEVPKSYVAKERPPFKAPMKLYAHGLKDLIEECWSENPADRPTFRQIIPRLEGIHSRFDHRSCWKQVIPLDCFQHWSWTKCRSGSSSSTDSNKSLGSDI, encoded by the exons ATGGCTGCGAAACGCGCTCCTTTGAAGCAATCGTCCATGGCGCCCAAGGGGGAGACAGATAAAAACAACGTAGGTGGCGACGCGAATGACATGGATCCAGGTTTGAAGCTCATGTATATGACCAACGAACGTGATTTGGACGGCATCAAGGAGCTTCTAGACTCCGGCACCGACGTCAATTTCCGCGATATCGATAACCGGACTGCCCTTCACGTCGCCGCATGCCAAGGCTTTGCCGATGTTGCCAACCTCTTGCTTCAAAATGGAGCACATGTCGACCTCAAAGATCGCTGGGGTGGCAcg CCTCTTGCAGATGCCATACACTACAAGAATCATGATGTGATCAAACTCTTGGAGACACACGGTGCAAAGCAAGtg TTGGCTCCCATGCGGGTAGAAAATGCTGGTCAGTTACCAGATTATGAGATTGATCCTAAAGAAATTGATTTTACAAACAGTGTGGAAATAACCAAG GGAACATTTAAGTTAGCTACTTGGGCTGGAACACAAGTTGCTGTGAAGGTATTCTATGAAGGGGCTGCTGATGAGAATAAAGT GAGGGCGTTTAGAGATGAGCTTTCTTTGCTTTTGAGCATACGACACCCAAATGTCGTCCAGTTTCTTGGTGCCGTGACACAAAGTAGTCCGATGATGATTGTGACCGAATATTTACCAAAG GGCGACCTTCACGAATACTTAAAAGGAAAAGGTTCTCTAAAACCTGCAAAAGCTCTCAAATTTGCTATGGATATTGCCAG GGGAATGAACTATCTACATGAACATAGACCTGGAGCTATTATTCATCGCGATCTTGAACCTTC AAATATCTTGCGGGATGATTCTGGACACCTCAAAGTTGCAGATTTTGGAATTAGCAAGCTTCTTAAAGTTGCCAACAGGATCAAAGAAGAGAGGCCTCTCACTTATCAAGATAGTACTT GTCGTTATGTGGCTCCTGAGGTTTTCAGAAATCAAGATTACGATACAAAAGTAGACGTATTCTCATTCGCCTTGATTTTACAGGAG CTTATTGAGGGAAGCCCTCCATTCAGCACGAAGCAAGAACACGAAGTGCCAAAATCTTATGTTGCGAAAGAGCGCCCTCCTTTCAAGGCACCCATGAAGCTGTACGCGCATGGCCTTAAAGA CTTGATCGAAGAGTGCTGGAGTGAAAATCCAGCTGATAGGCCGACGTTTAGGCAGATCATTCCTCGGCTGGAGGGCATCCATAGCAGATTTGATCATAGAAGCTGCTGGaag CAGGTGATACCACTGGATTGTTTTCAGCATTGGAGCTGGACCAAATGCCGATCCGGTTCCAGCAGCTCGACTGATTCCAACAAATCTCTAGGGAGCGACATCTAG